In Rahnella sikkimica, the following are encoded in one genomic region:
- a CDS encoding glycosyltransferase family 4 protein, whose protein sequence is MRILHFFKTYYPVAFGGVQQVIYQLAEGACRNGAEVDVLSLTHEKTSHDSKIGNHNVHTSKQDLYIASTGFSLSAFRDFRRLAEKADVIHYHFPWPYMDLVHFIVRPDKPAVVTYHSDIVKQKHLLRLYQPLMRRFLNDVDAVVASSPNYVQTSPVLNTLKKPVEVIPFGLDGSSYPQAHAAVRDKWRALFQGRFFLFIGFLRYYKGISYLLDAIAGLDYPLVIIGEGPCEQELKAQAARLKLKNIHFVGAVSDEDKFALLELCYSVVFPSHLRSEAFGMTLLEAAMYGKPMISCEIGTGTTFINLHEQTGLVVKPTDPVSLRAALVSLWTEPARALQMGENAKSRFDQMFTADRMVESYMSLYLKVIAEHQAK, encoded by the coding sequence ATGCGTATTCTTCATTTTTTTAAAACCTACTACCCTGTTGCTTTTGGTGGCGTTCAGCAGGTTATTTATCAGCTGGCTGAAGGGGCATGTCGCAATGGTGCTGAGGTGGATGTACTTTCACTCACTCACGAGAAGACATCACATGATAGCAAGATCGGCAACCATAATGTCCATACATCAAAGCAGGATCTGTACATCGCCTCAACGGGCTTCTCTTTATCCGCGTTTCGCGATTTCCGTCGTTTGGCAGAAAAAGCCGATGTAATACATTACCACTTTCCCTGGCCCTATATGGATTTGGTGCATTTTATCGTGCGGCCTGATAAGCCTGCCGTGGTGACGTATCATTCAGATATTGTGAAGCAGAAGCATTTACTGCGACTTTATCAACCCCTTATGAGGCGTTTTCTAAATGATGTTGATGCTGTCGTTGCATCGTCACCAAACTATGTCCAGACCAGCCCTGTCTTAAATACCTTAAAAAAACCCGTAGAAGTCATTCCTTTTGGTCTCGACGGTTCATCTTATCCTCAGGCACATGCCGCAGTGAGGGATAAATGGCGGGCATTATTCCAGGGGCGGTTTTTCTTATTCATTGGTTTCCTGCGATATTATAAAGGGATCTCCTACCTTCTTGATGCTATTGCCGGGCTGGACTATCCACTGGTCATTATTGGTGAAGGGCCTTGTGAACAGGAATTAAAAGCTCAGGCTGCGCGTTTAAAGTTAAAAAACATACATTTCGTGGGCGCTGTATCTGACGAAGATAAGTTCGCATTGCTTGAACTTTGCTATTCAGTGGTCTTTCCGTCGCATCTTCGTTCAGAAGCTTTTGGCATGACTCTCCTTGAGGCCGCGATGTATGGAAAACCCATGATTTCCTGTGAAATAGGGACTGGCACAACGTTCATCAATCTGCATGAACAAACCGGGCTCGTGGTTAAACCTACCGATCCTGTATCTCTGCGCGCGGCACTCGTTAGCCTCTGGACAGAGCCTGCCAGAGCTTTGCAAATGGGGGAAAATGCAAAAAGCCGCTTTGACCAAATGTTCACAGCAGATCGCATGGTTGAAAGTTACATGTCGCTTTATCTAAAAGTGATAGCGGAGCATCAAGCGAAATGA